The Zea mays subsp. mays mitochondrion, complete genome genome contains a region encoding:
- the orf105-d gene encoding hypothetical protein has product MGEGRMSMTGRYQLEFKSVCQEFDQLIQVAREDSSNNCYFIPLARNRRYWRTYIRSCLVGKSIDEGKHPRPRKRMHFRKQARTGELVEQRGKSVSPTFIVEGTAG; this is encoded by the coding sequence ATGGGCGAGGGGAGGATGAGTATGACAGGCCGATACCAACTAGAATTCAAATCTGTATGCCAAGAGTTTGATCAACTTATTCAGGTGGCCAGAGAGGATTCTTCGAACAATTGCTATTTCATTCCATTGGCTAGGAATCGTAGGTATTGGCGTACGTATATTCGCTCGTGTCTCGTAGGAAAGTCTATCGATGAAGGGAAGCACCCTCGCCCAAGGAAAAGGATGCACTTTCGAAAGCAGGCTCGAACAGGTGAGTTGGTTGAGCAGAGAGGCAAGTCAGTAAGTCCAACCTTCATTGTTGAAGGAACTGCGGGTTAA
- the orf129-b gene encoding hypothetical protein — MGGPLQSIFLQGPIAKELKPILFNVVDPRKHTYEIFRAARVSGKRRTVPNLLIGKGFDALIFAYERVNQLDLLAANGTFLSVRKAMVVIEVQIREYPRFRLFPRFRNGRFRLLATSLLLLLRIRTLLNR, encoded by the coding sequence ATGGGTGGTCCCCTTCAAAGCATTTTCTTGCAAGGGCCTATCGCGAAAGAACTCAAGCCAATACTTTTTAACGTAGTAGATCCTAGGAAACATACGTACGAGATATTTAGAGCCGCAAGGGTATCCGGTAAAAGGAGGACGGTTCCTAATCTTTTGATCGGCAAAGGGTTCGATGCATTGATTTTCGCCTATGAACGAGTCAATCAGCTAGATCTACTTGCGGCAAACGGCACCTTCCTTTCCGTACGTAAGGCAATGGTTGTTATTGAAGTTCAGATCAGGGAATACCCTAGGTTTCGGCTTTTTCCACGGTTCCGTAACGGTAGGTTTCGGCTCCTCGCTACATCCCTTCTGCTCCTACTAAGGATAAGGACGCTGCTGAACCGATAG
- the rps2A gene encoding ribosomal protein S2 has protein sequence MTILSTVCTKLLCTNAHLGRRVAAHHLKVYIRCFRNGIAILDSDKTLICLRNALDFVGYLICQKSRSFFLKTKNLFIYSIMAKMWSCINDSQWKIGAFFTNSYANPKKFRSRNNKIYFGLNRQPDCVVILHPDRKSSVILEADRSQIPIAYLVDSTIPSHKRFTFTIPANDPLRLLVYLFRNSITKTVRQKRTAINGPRAGARGASTLLGIRTYSAASPKWKKKFFRFKNWIVMNRKFFLMLLLPASCWLQWYFCFFDLAELFLALRKALIGALVMWLSFLFQLLWEQSATLGMTQGESWGSSDKLPSKVGGQKPLLMEAGEGSTQEGRKGKAPLDFEFEMEVRSAPDFIDPPLSPTEGERLSPTTGPSPEGGDHPHDNTPPVAVEPAPLPETNPTRGEGSLKRHPHPYVEDMDQKLEDCRKKRKAQEWGDLISGIETKEKKRGIESQIIEENHRFYSMCCEHFRQRMPLMILQKESDREDNKREKLFSTILRSQGKEHSLENLLQLREDLRDPAACEALRPIFRELSNKL, from the coding sequence ATGACAATCCTTTCAACTGTCTGTACTAAATTACTTTGTACGAATGCACATCTCGGCCGTCGGGTAGCTGCTCACCATTTAAAAGTATATATCCGTTGTTTCAGAAATGGAATTGCTATTCTCGATTCAGACAAGACACTGATTTGTTTACGAAACGCTCTTGATTTTGTAGGATATCTCATTTGTCAAAAAAGCCGTTCCTTCTTTTTAAAGACGAAGAATTTATTTATATATTCGATAATGGCAAAAATGTGGAGCTGTATCAATGATTCTCAATGGAAGATCGGGGCTTTTTTTACCAATTCTTATGCTAATCCTAAGAAATTCCGTTCAAGAAACAATAAAATCTATTTTGGGTTGAACCGACAACCTGATTGTGTGGTTATTCTTCATCCAGATAGAAAGTCATCGGTCATACTGGAAGCTGATCGATCACAAATACCGATTGCATACTTAGTGGATTCCACGATCCCGTCCCATAAAAGATTCACTTTTACCATCCCAGCGAATGATCCTTTACGGCTGCTCGTATATCTATTTCGTAATTCGATCACGAAAACTGTGAGGCAAAAAAGAACAGCAATCAACGGGCCGAGAGCGGGAGCACGAGGAGCGAGTACCCTTCTGGGTATTCGCACCTACTCTGCCGCCTCTCCTAAGTGGAAGAAGAAGTTTTTTCGCTTCAAAAATTGGATTGTCATGAATCGTAAATTTTTTTTGATGCTTCTGCTTCCTGCCTCGTGTTGGTTGCAATGGTATTTTTGCTTTTTTGATCTCGCGGAACTCTTTCTGGCGCTCCGGAAGGCTCTCATTGGCGCACTCGTAATGTGGCTCAGTTTTCTATTCCAGCTCCTATGGGAGCAGAGTGCTACTCTGGGGATGACCCAAGGAGAAAGTTGGGGTTCTTCCGATAAACTGCCTTCAAAGGTGGGGGGGCAAAAACCGCTTCTAATGGAAGCGGGGGAGGGATCCACCCAAGAGGGGCGCAAAGGAAAGGCTCCTTTAGATTTTGAATTCGAAATGGAGGTTCGGTCCGCCCCAGATTTTATAGATCCGCCACTCAGCCCTACGGAGGGCGAACGGTTGAGCCCAACCACTGGCCCTTCGCCAGAAGGGGGTGATCATCCCCATGACAACACGCCACCGGTGGCGGTGGAACCGGCCCCACTTCCTGAGACAAATCCGACTCGGGGGGAGGGTTCCTTAAAAAGGCATCCACATCCATATGTAGAGGATATGGATCAAAAGTTGGAGGATTGCCGAAAAAAACGAAAAGCCCAAGAGTGGGGGGATCTTATTTCAGGAATAGAAACCAAGGAGAAAAAGCGAGGCATTGAGTCTCAAATTATAGAGGAAAACCACCGTTTTTATAGTATGTGTTGTGAACATTTTAGGCAAAGAATGCCCTTGATGATTTTACAAAAAGAATCTGATCGCGAGGATAACAAGCGGGAAAAGCTTTTTTCCACTATTTTGCGAAGCCAAGGAAAGGAGCATTCTCTTGAAAACCTTTTGCAACTAAGGGAGGATTTGAGGGACCCGGCGGCCTGTGAGGCACTCCGCCCCATTTTTCGGGAGTTGAGTAATAAACTATAA